One window from the genome of Osmerus eperlanus chromosome 3, fOsmEpe2.1, whole genome shotgun sequence encodes:
- the kctd4 gene encoding BTB/POZ domain-containing protein KCTD4, with product MEWNLKRMESELRQINPDLLQPSKSFKKPSSGTITLNVGGFLYAAHRTTLTRHHGSVLDELASGKKAVQHTDSMGNPFIDRDGPVFRHILNFLRTGDLQLPDDFREAGLLRREAEFYRLSELVEAVAEWEGQRAAQREPAFLEVTDSHERSQGLKVYCSDPAFIEKVKGRLVQISKSRLDGFPEEFEVSSNVIQFRHFIKSEPGSRLVLKQDSTFLCTLECLKLETVMLALRGGFRLITSLDSSKGSVVVAEALHFVK from the coding sequence ATGGAATGGAACCTCAAAAGGATGGAGAGTGAACTGAGGCAGATCAACCCAGACTTGCTCCAGCCCAGCAAGAGCTTCAAGAAGCCCTCCTCGGGCACCATCACTCTCAACGTAGGGGGCTTCCTGTACGCTGCCCACCGGACCACCCTAACCCGCCACCACGGTTCGGTGCTGGACGAGCTGGCCAGCGGGAAGAAGGCCGTCCAGCACACCGACTCCATGGGCAACCCCTTCATCGACCGCGACGGGCCCGTGTTCCGGCACATCCTCAACTTCCTCCGAACGGGCGACCTGCAGCTACCCGATGACTTCCGGGAGGCGGGACTTCTGCGGCGGGAGGCGGAATTCTACCGGCTGAGTGAGTTGGTGGAGGCGGTCGCGGAGTGGGAGGGGCAGCGGGCGGCCCAGCGAGAGCCCGCCTTCCTCGAGGTGACCGACAGCCACGAGAGGTCGCAGGGCCTCAAGGTGTACTGCAGCGATCCCGCCTTCATCGAGAAGGTCAAAGGTCGCCTGGTGCAGATCTCCAAGTCGCGTCTGGACGGCTTCCCCGAGGAGTTCGAGGTGTCGTCCAACGTGATCCAGTTCCGCCACTTCATCAAGTCGGAGCCGGGCTCGCGGCTGGTGCTGAAGCAGGACAGCACCTTCCTGTGCACCCTGGAGTGTCTGAAGCTGGAGACGGTGATGCTGGCCCTGCGAGGGGGCTTCCGTCTCATCACCAGCCTGGACAGCAGCAAGGGCTCCGTGGTGGTCGCGGAGGCCCTGCACTTTGTCAAGTAG